A single Arachidicoccus sp. BS20 DNA region contains:
- the hemW gene encoding radical SAM family heme chaperone HemW has translation MSGIYIHIPYCKKACHYCNFHFSTTRYNSAEMMNCIRQEIDLRKNRIDDEVETIYFGGGTPSIINADELEKIVDKIKKNFPVSDNAEITLESNPDDINKEKLLQWKSIGINRLSIGTQSFCEEDLQWMNRAHSATQAFQSIVLAQENGFLNISADLIYGTPMLTDELWRNNLQKITELNIPHLSAYALTVEPKTALHKMIEKHKTPDIDLEKQVRHFDILMQWATQNNFEHYEISNFAKQGFRSRHNSSYWQGKRYLGIGPSAHSFNGNARQWNIANNALYIQSLKSNQLNFEEEILSGENKLNELIMISLRTIEGIDLGKIETDFSFEHKIRLEIIAKKFLNKKMLALQNNHLTLTNRGKHYADGIAADLFV, from the coding sequence TTGTCAGGCATTTACATACATATTCCTTATTGCAAAAAAGCTTGTCATTACTGCAATTTCCATTTTTCCACTACCCGGTATAATTCGGCAGAAATGATGAATTGCATAAGACAGGAAATTGATTTACGAAAAAATCGTATTGATGATGAAGTTGAAACCATTTACTTCGGTGGCGGCACACCATCTATAATTAATGCAGATGAACTGGAAAAAATCGTTGATAAAATCAAGAAAAATTTTCCTGTTTCGGATAATGCAGAAATCACTTTAGAGTCAAATCCGGATGATATCAATAAAGAAAAATTATTGCAATGGAAAAGCATTGGCATCAATCGTTTAAGCATTGGCACACAATCTTTTTGCGAAGAAGATTTGCAATGGATGAACCGTGCGCATAGTGCCACACAAGCATTTCAAAGCATTGTACTGGCACAGGAAAATGGCTTTCTAAATATTTCGGCAGATTTAATTTATGGAACGCCAATGCTGACAGATGAACTTTGGAGAAATAATTTGCAAAAAATAACCGAGCTGAACATTCCACACCTTTCAGCGTATGCTTTAACCGTCGAGCCCAAAACTGCTTTGCATAAAATGATTGAAAAACACAAAACGCCCGATATTGATTTGGAAAAACAAGTACGGCACTTTGATATTCTAATGCAATGGGCTACACAAAATAATTTTGAACATTACGAAATTTCCAATTTTGCAAAACAGGGTTTTCGCAGCCGCCACAACAGCAGTTATTGGCAAGGAAAACGTTATCTCGGCATCGGACCGTCGGCGCACTCCTTCAACGGAAATGCGCGCCAATGGAACATTGCAAATAATGCACTTTACATACAATCTTTAAAAAGCAATCAGTTAAATTTTGAAGAAGAAATTCTTTCGGGTGAAAATAAACTGAATGAATTGATTATGATTTCGCTGCGAACAATCGAAGGAATTGATTTGGGAAAAATAGAAACAGATTTCAGCTTCGAGCATAAAATCAGGTTAGAAATAATTGCGAAAAAATTTCTCAATAAGAAAATGCTTGCACTTCAAAACAATCATCTCACACTTACCAATCGCGGAAAACATTATGCAGATGGCATTGCTGCAGATTTGTTTGTGTAA